In the genome of Dickeya fangzhongdai, one region contains:
- a CDS encoding HEPN/Toprim-associated domain-containing protein produces MSDWAFMRICGVTVDSWQNSYDPWYFRATDRVRHIHIPHTPLDYEHYTEGDFIGYRTTAAQLRRRLALHGFDRDSLERHFNESLALLIESIQVALLLLHERREGNELVHHLLSRASKVLPSSTLDDWLSRIPRAISLTKGDSVEDYFNIQDHPIEEDPLLSVMLSSLPYFSDTSIAAKWHFPCQLNDFFAVAILEISDDEEICELDITELVYGERADDFTDIEEIQQGATSYFLTCCNSLTQITNLSATDTGNQVLQRMCYASIITAMEAYLGDVMKREVLNREPVKVRFVEHYKPFSSQNFKLSNIYIQLDKLDKLITEELDGIAFHNLVIAKQMFESVLLTKFPQKEMAELNRAVKTRHDIVHRNGKRTSGELIEVSYDEVVRLKDIVHRFTIHIDQQILDGFVTDDQ; encoded by the coding sequence ATGTCCGACTGGGCCTTCATGAGGATCTGTGGCGTAACTGTTGATTCATGGCAAAACAGTTATGACCCATGGTATTTCAGAGCTACAGACCGTGTGCGGCACATCCATATCCCCCACACTCCACTTGATTATGAACATTACACCGAAGGCGATTTTATTGGTTACCGCACTACTGCGGCTCAGCTTCGCCGACGGCTGGCATTGCACGGATTTGACCGGGATTCGCTTGAACGCCATTTTAATGAATCACTAGCCTTGCTCATCGAGAGTATCCAGGTTGCACTCCTTCTACTTCATGAACGTCGTGAGGGCAATGAATTAGTCCATCACTTACTTAGTCGTGCCAGTAAGGTCCTACCATCCAGCACATTGGATGACTGGCTGTCACGTATCCCTCGCGCCATTTCACTAACCAAAGGAGATAGTGTTGAGGACTACTTCAACATTCAGGATCACCCTATTGAGGAAGATCCGCTTCTCTCCGTAATGCTTTCATCTCTCCCATATTTTTCTGATACTTCTATTGCTGCGAAATGGCACTTCCCTTGTCAACTTAATGATTTTTTTGCGGTAGCTATATTGGAAATCAGTGACGATGAGGAAATTTGCGAACTGGATATTACTGAACTGGTTTATGGCGAGCGGGCTGATGACTTTACAGACATCGAAGAGATTCAGCAGGGTGCGACAAGCTATTTTCTGACTTGCTGCAACTCGCTTACCCAGATAACCAACTTGTCCGCCACAGACACGGGAAACCAAGTACTTCAACGTATGTGTTATGCCAGCATTATTACTGCGATGGAAGCCTATCTGGGTGATGTTATGAAACGTGAAGTTCTGAATCGTGAACCAGTGAAAGTACGCTTTGTTGAGCATTACAAGCCTTTCAGCTCACAAAACTTCAAACTTTCTAATATCTATATTCAGCTAGATAAACTAGACAAACTCATCACTGAAGAACTGGATGGGATTGCATTTCATAATCTTGTTATTGCAAAACAAATGTTCGAGAGTGTTCTTCTTACGAAGTTTCCACAAAAAGAAATGGCAGAACTGAACCGTGCGGTAAAGACACGCCATGATATAGTTCATCGTAACGGGAAACGTACCAGTGGTGAGTTAATCGAGGTATCGTACGATGAGGTGGTCAGGCTGAAGGATATAGTGCATCGATTTACTATTCACATAGACCAACAGATTTTGGATGGTTTCGTCACTGACGATCAATAA
- a CDS encoding TIGR03757 family integrating conjugative element protein yields the protein MNSKVAAFLLLLSPVPLLANPVVYTDTQHPPVNLSPGTRIVWLDGPEHLQNSLFGDLSASMEQAASQVRTMMQSPDWQRHEQALQVAYRGVMHAWELGVSKYPAIVFDDRDVVYGTLDVAKATALRAKATETGGRP from the coding sequence ATGAACAGCAAAGTGGCTGCCTTTCTTCTTTTACTCTCGCCTGTGCCGTTATTGGCCAACCCTGTCGTCTATACCGACACACAACACCCCCCCGTTAATCTTTCTCCTGGGACGCGAATCGTCTGGCTGGATGGCCCGGAACACCTACAGAACTCGCTGTTTGGTGACCTGTCGGCATCAATGGAGCAGGCGGCTTCACAGGTACGAACGATGATGCAATCGCCAGACTGGCAGCGGCATGAGCAGGCGCTGCAGGTTGCATACCGTGGTGTTATGCATGCCTGGGAACTCGGCGTCAGTAAATATCCTGCTATTGTTTTTGATGATCGTGATGTGGTTTACGGCACGCTGGATGTCGCCAAAGCGACGGCCTTAAGAGCCAAAGCGACTGAAACTGGGGGCCGCCCATGA
- a CDS encoding TIGR03756 family integrating conjugative element protein, with protein MMLMAASEPAAIAAINTAQIVASAISPTCISWRISGICYWLFCTPFGCQVRTSVKVTHFIPDAVVSTYIAPGGNPWAEMSLVSQGAGGLENTVTNAFAGLSAGGGNAADIKDPGRRKSNIKFKYADAIGHPSAAIIGGQIPGYSCNSAATPLMPYFLSTLDSIAWRTGIPEFLYPEALVPGQRELGSTTSGNMWGSIYPRSGFVQHTDDDKASAIVAQRVADIITRTGQPHVYQALSGSRTDGYWPPEPVTENTNNHKWQRLSPQMSTSCAIFPDGDHVSAENGNEAYALWQPYSCCQRRGQRLLYTTNF; from the coding sequence ATGATGCTAATGGCCGCCAGTGAGCCGGCAGCGATCGCAGCGATCAATACGGCACAGATTGTGGCGAGCGCGATATCACCCACTTGCATCAGCTGGCGTATCAGTGGAATTTGTTACTGGCTGTTTTGCACACCATTCGGTTGCCAGGTACGGACCTCTGTCAAAGTAACGCATTTCATTCCAGATGCCGTGGTATCCACCTATATAGCGCCGGGCGGAAATCCTTGGGCGGAGATGTCTCTGGTCAGTCAAGGGGCCGGTGGGTTGGAAAATACGGTGACGAATGCGTTTGCCGGTTTGTCAGCGGGAGGGGGTAACGCCGCTGACATTAAGGACCCTGGACGCCGTAAATCCAATATCAAATTCAAGTATGCCGATGCGATCGGTCATCCATCTGCAGCCATCATCGGTGGCCAGATCCCGGGGTATTCCTGTAACAGTGCCGCCACCCCACTGATGCCGTATTTTCTGAGCACGCTGGATTCTATCGCCTGGCGAACAGGTATCCCTGAATTTCTCTATCCAGAAGCCCTCGTGCCGGGACAGCGCGAGCTGGGGAGTACGACCTCAGGAAATATGTGGGGCAGTATCTATCCCCGGTCTGGATTCGTTCAGCATACCGATGATGACAAGGCATCTGCGATTGTTGCCCAACGTGTGGCCGACATTATCACCCGAACGGGGCAGCCTCATGTCTACCAGGCTTTATCCGGTTCCCGTACAGACGGCTACTGGCCACCTGAACCCGTTACCGAAAACACGAACAACCATAAGTGGCAGCGTCTCTCACCTCAGATGAGTACCTCCTGCGCCATCTTTCCAGATGGTGATCATGTCAGTGCGGAAAATGGCAATGAAGCCTACGCACTTTGGCAACCGTACAGCTGCTGCCAGCGTCGTGGCCAGCGGCTTTTATATACCACGAATTTTTAA